In the Bacteroidota bacterium genome, TGCTCTGTTACTGAAAATGCCGACAAGGAATGCAAAAAGGTGGTGAAATCAGCTTTAAAGCAATCGCCGGGAGCATTTATCATTATTGTGGGATGCTATGCCCAATTAAAACCGCAGGAAATTGCAACTATTCATGGAGTAGATTTGATATTAGGGGCAAGTGAAAAGTTCAATATTATACACTATCTCGAATCTCTGGATAAAAGAACTACTTCTGAGATTCATTCTTGTGAAATTGAACAAGCAAATTTCTTTAAAGATGCCTATTCCATTGGTGACCGCACCCGGGCTTTTTTGAAAGTGCAAGACGGATGCGATTATACCTGCTCCTATTGCACCATTCCATTGGCTCGCGGAATCAGCCGAAGCGATGCTTTGGAAAATGTAGTTGCCTCTGCTCAAAAAATTTCGGCACAAGGAATTAAAGAAATTGTATTAACCGGTGTTAATATAGGAGATTACGGGAAAGGTGAGTTCGGTAATAAAAAGCATGAAAATACCTTTTTAGATTTGGTAAAAGCACTGGATGCCATTCAAAGTTTGGAACGTATCCGCATCAGCAGTATAGAACCTAACTTGTTAAAAGACGAGACGATTGAATTTGTTGCAAATGCTCAGCGATTTGTTCCGCACTTTCATATTCCGCTTCAATCGGGAAGTAATAAAATTTTAAAATTAATGCGCCGTCGTTATTTGCGCGAATTATATGTAGAAAGGGTTGCTAAAATTAAAGAACTGCTTCCCCACTGTTGCATTGGTGTGGATGTAATTGTTGGATTTCCGGGCGAAAGTGACGAAGATTTTTTAGATACCTATACCTTTTTAAACGAACTGAATATTTCCTACCTCCACGTTTTTACCTACAGCGAAAGAGATAATACCGATGCTGTTTTGATGCCAGAGATTGTGCCAATTCATGTGCGCCAAAAAAGAAACAAAATGCTCCGTATTTTATCCGAAAAAAAACGACGCAATTTTTACGAAAGCCAAGTTGGAAATAGCTTCCCGGTGCTTTTTGAAGCTGATAATAAAGCTGGTTTTATGCACGGCTTCACCCCCAATTATGTGAAGGTAAAAACTGCCTTCGACGAAGCCTTGATTAATCAATCCATTGAAGTTAAACTAGTTGAGATTGACTTGGATGGAGACATGAAAATCGAATTTGAATCCGTTGTAGCATAGGTTAAAAGTATTGCCTTTATTGGCTTAGCGGATGCTTTCTTGGAATCCGAATCAACTTTATAGCACAAACACCTTTTTGGTTTACCGATAAATTTCAATGTTTCACACGGAGAATCTATCTAGGACTTGCTTTTTTAAAAGAAAAGGCTACATTTGTTTCCCTTCTAAAAACCCAAAATTCATGAAAAAAATTATTCCATTCTGTTTCTTCTTATTTGGCATTGGGACATTGCTCAATGCAAACGCTCAAACCACTATTACAATTGGAACATCTGCTACTACCAACACCGGCAACAGTTACCCGTGTCCATACGGTAATTTTTTCTGGGGTGCCAAACATGATATACTTTATTTGGCTTCGGAACTAAGTGCTCAAGGAATGTCCACCGGAAATATTACGTCACTTGCATTTAATGTGGCATCTATTCCGAATGCGACCAACCTTCAAAACTATACTATTGGGATGATGTCAACCAATGCCACCGTTGTGAGTGGTGCTTTTGCTAGCGGAACCACTACAGTAGTTCCTGCATCCAACCATCAAGTAGTAATTGGGTGGAACACGCATACCTTTTCAACTCCATTTTTTTGGGATGGCACTTCAAATATTTTGGTTCAGGTTTGTTTTAACAATACTGCTTTTACAAATGGAAACCCGGGTGTAACTTTTACACCAACCGGATTTCTGAGTACTAGTTTTTTCCGACAAGACAATACAACTTCTGTATGTAGCACTTTAAACGGAACAGCTACCACAAATCGTCCAAATACGCAGATTACTTTTATTCCAGCAACCATTCCTCCAACAGCTGCCTTTAGTGCAAATCTTACGAATACCTGCCAAACAACAATTAATTTCACTGATGCAACATGTTGTAATGTAACCTCATGGGAATGGGATTTTGGCGATACAACAACCTCTACTTTACAGAATCCAACACATACGTATGCGCATCCGGGCACCTATTCAGTGCAACTGATTACCACAAATAATTTTGGTGTGGATACTTTATTAAAACCAAATTATATTACCATTTCAAGTGGTGGAGCAGCACCTGCAAGTTGCGCACCAACGGCTTCAACTCCTTTTGGAGGATTTGGAATTACTGCTGTTACGTTTAATACCATTGCAAGTACAAGTGCTTTAGCCACAAGTAGCTACGATGATTTATCTTGCGCCTGGTCTACGAATGTGTATGAAGGTTCAAGTTATCAACTATCCTTAAGTGCGACAGGAGCTGCGGGTTCACAAAATTTTAGGGCTTGGATTGATTTTAATAACGATGGAGTTTTTGATACAAATACAGAAAGTGTATTGAATGTAAACAGTGCTGCTTCTGCCAGTGCCTCCATTTTAATTCCATTAGGAGCAGTTTTAAACACTCAGCTACGCCTGCGTGTTGCCGCGGATTATGATGGAAGTGTAAGTGTACCAACTCCTTGCGGAAATTATGATTTTGGTCAAGCCGAAGATTA is a window encoding:
- the mtaB gene encoding tRNA (N(6)-L-threonylcarbamoyladenosine(37)-C(2))-methylthiotransferase MtaB, whose translation is MILSKTVAFYTLGCKLNFAETSAISRQFVEGGYSKVAFESAADIYVINTCSVTENADKECKKVVKSALKQSPGAFIIIVGCYAQLKPQEIATIHGVDLILGASEKFNIIHYLESLDKRTTSEIHSCEIEQANFFKDAYSIGDRTRAFLKVQDGCDYTCSYCTIPLARGISRSDALENVVASAQKISAQGIKEIVLTGVNIGDYGKGEFGNKKHENTFLDLVKALDAIQSLERIRISSIEPNLLKDETIEFVANAQRFVPHFHIPLQSGSNKILKLMRRRYLRELYVERVAKIKELLPHCCIGVDVIVGFPGESDEDFLDTYTFLNELNISYLHVFTYSERDNTDAVLMPEIVPIHVRQKRNKMLRILSEKKRRNFYESQVGNSFPVLFEADNKAGFMHGFTPNYVKVKTAFDEALINQSIEVKLVEIDLDGDMKIEFESVVA